The following are encoded in a window of Rosa chinensis cultivar Old Blush chromosome 4, RchiOBHm-V2, whole genome shotgun sequence genomic DNA:
- the LOC121052461 gene encoding uncharacterized protein LOC121052461 isoform X2 — protein sequence MQSDGNINPDDHVIDLNQPDPQAQQPPTLLGFLIADKFLNTAAVIRILTRAWSDFGEVHIEAIRDNRTFTITPIEAETGQLILDRGPWSVMGHTISINTWPLEARLEDVPVHSLAIWIQTHGLPRGQMTRSNANLLGAVAGSVMAIEDPDSINGSRGFLRVRVNINTLLPLTPGVWIRSGANNPTWVEFRYERISLFCYNCGRLGHSERFCNQARFHRADRLGVWMITPAARHLSHGSSFDSERGWDRFERQSFQTRQNCCEFPSSPLTQALVHVPPLPSTRPLIIFDIPSPPATDTHQNNSPISVTVASSSVGHSVKGKAKVDPVNEPIVEVETSLDTFLPHNNASRTFPTLGSSGEISLGNTQFIFNHSLNEFVPLDPPSYPFLAHHTHSQTLTQFAPLYTSPQPHNHTHSGTLADLFPTITHSISQLPLPPTDHTISGIAAFLDQLRLKRLTEDVPESSTRVNKKSKIAAPTVAQPDLSLAPPSIFEQIILPASSPILSIGRQCIPKLPTSRGRGRGRGARGARGRARSARGGGPTSTATNHSPLSDTVATLDGTLE from the exons ATGCAATCTGATGGAAACATCAACCCTGATGATCATGTGATCGATCTAAACCAACCTGACCCTCAAGCTCAACAACCTCCCACCCTTCTGGGCTTCCTCATCGCTGATAAATTTCTCAATACTGCTGCTGTGATTCGGATCCTCACTCGAGCGTGGTCTGATTTTGGTGAAGTCCATATCGAAGCCATTCGCGATAACCGTACTTTCACTATAACACCCATAGAGGCTGAGACTGGCCAATTGATCCTGGACAGAGGACCCTGGTCAGTTATGGGTCACACTATAAGCATCAATACTTGGCCCTTGGAGGCAAGACTTGAGGATGTTCCGGTTCATTCTCTGGCCATTTGGATTCAGACCCACGGACTTCCTCGGGGGCAGATGACTCGATCCAATGCCAATCTCCTTGGTGCGGTTGCTGGCTCGGTGATGGCAATTGAAGATCCCGACTCCATTAATGGATCGAGGGGTTTTCTTCGGGTACGGGTCAACATAAATACCCTTCTTCCCCTTACTCCCGGTGTTTGGATCAGGTCTGGAGCCAATAATCCCACTTGGGTGGAGTTCCGGTATGAGAGGATCTCTCTCTTCTGCTACAACTGTGGCCGCTTGGGGCATAGTGAACGTTTTTGCAACCAGGCCCGCTTCCACAGAGCAGATCGTTTGGGTGTGTGGATGATCACCCCAGCTGCACGACATCTCTCTCATGGATCCTCTTTTGATAGTGAGAGAGGTTGGGACCGCTTCGAAAGACAGAGCTTTCAAACCAGACAAAATTGTTGTGAGTTCCCAAGCTCTCCTCTAACCCAAGCACTCGTTCACGTGCCCCCTCTGCCTTCTACGAGGCCCCTTATCATTTTTGACATCCCTTCCCCACCCGCAACTGATACCCACCAAAACAACTCTCCCATTTCGGTGACCGTTGCTTCCTCCTCTGTCGGCCATTCGGTCAAAGGTAAGGCTAAGGTCGACCCTGTTAATGAACCTATTGTTGAGGTTGAAACTTCCCTTGATACCTTCTTACCCCATAACAATGCCTCTCGAACTTTCCCTACCTTGGGTTCCTCTGGAGAAATTTCTTTGGGGAATACACAATTCATTTTTAACCACTCTCTCAATGAATTTGTCCCACTCGATCCACCCTCTTATCCTTTTCTGGCCCACCATACCCACTCCCAAACTCTGACCCAATTTGCCCCACTATACACCTCACCCCAGCCACATAACCACACTCACTCTGGCACTCTAGCTGATCTCTTCCCTACCATCACCCACTCAATCTCACAACTACCACTTCCACCTACTGACCATACTATCTCTGGGATTGCTGCCTTCCTAGATCAACTCCGGCTCAAGCGTTTGACGGAGGACGTACCGGAAAGTTCTACCCGTGTCAATAAGAAGTCAAAAATTGCGGCCCCCACTGTAGCTCAACCGGATCTATCTTTAGCTCCACCGTCCATTTTTGAGCAGATCATCCTTCCGGCCTCCTCCCCTATTCTGTCCATTGGGAGGCAGTGCATCCCAAAGCTCCCTACCAGTCGTGGTCGTGGAAGAGGTCGTGGCGCGCGTGGAGCTCGTGGTCGTGCTCGTTCTGCCCGTGGTGGTGGTCCCACATCTACTGCAACCAACCACTCTCCTCTGAGTGATACTGTGGCTACACTTGATG gtacattggagtag
- the LOC112198959 gene encoding uncharacterized protein LOC112198959, which yields MRFSGYMKNGVAFLNPIGDSLCSRISSPIYSGLSDLHFQGPSYTWFCFQNGRIIIKERLDRGLANSAWLTAHQKTQVFHLPKLGSDHRPILLDSAPTETKATKLFRFEHLWTSHPDSFQLVHSNWKSISSDLASTTWIENLDRCKSALTLWANATFPNFGNQVSDGIQKIQSLLESETEDTQNDISTTSNHIASLWLLEEMYWKQRSRISWLAHGDQNTHYFHQMTIMHRRRNKILRLKDDTGSWLLSESAVVSHLNRYFRDLYTASPPTNTDTVLDFVEPVVTHEMNNALLNDISLQEVRDAVFQLGALKAPGPDGFSGTFYQSYWDIVKLVVKEATSQSFLAKSLPDQFNCTFIALIPKVETPEHASQFRPIALCNFAYKILTKIISNRLRPFMPDLISENQSAFVAGRQIQDNILVAHECFHHLKLLKSGSDGEFTLKLDMNKAYDRVDWKFMELVLLKLGFHPSWVRLVMACVTSVSMAVLVNGTPGRKFKPTRGLRQGDPLSPFLFLFINDVLSSMIRRICHNRLLDAVKLGLDGPEVSHLFFADDSIFFLKATLYNCEVLSNTLHMYCTASGQSINLHKSSLYFSPNTRPEIVHLISHILGMKAVTNPGSYLGLPTIWGRSKISALNYVREKIHKKIEGWNLSTLSQAGKETMIKAVALAVPAYPMTVFKFPTTVCSKISSSLVNFWWGNNALKSGIHWKKWDVLGLPKSNGGLGFRNLADFNIALLAKQDWHLLSNPQALWARVLKSLYFPHCSFLHAVRGSSPSWEWSSLLEGRSLLTVGSLWQIGSGADVNFWSDNWIPRHPNFNLSSLMPPHAPFMPVSSLIDRSANAWNLPALHALLPPETLFSHPLSYRIDTQGITTFDSWLLALFNSDNGLALADAQFPTHVAFLLWYIWKYRCNLIFKQVPFSPSIVASLAFTASREYLLIPPKLLLPRHSCITGLSTKDTHWSAPQRGSLKFNTDAAWDEVSNSCGLDVVIRDPSGVIVGGSSRFDFTSSPLAAEAMAIELGLIAASSLSLSSLLLESDSLSLISALQNPLSTVGWTASPIVARIRVLAGRFHRVNWRWVSRKANGAADLVASMALRRVCPVDWYSNPPPSLMRILLFDVAAPLLSCAFGVCLLLSCFFVLLLCFFLAVLFPL from the exons ATGAGATTCTCTGGCTACATGAAAAATGGGGTGGCCTTCCTCAACCCCATTGGAGACTCTCTCTGTTCCAGGATTTCCTCTCCCATATATTCTGGATTATCTGATCTTCATTTTCAAGGCCCTAGCTACACCTGGTTCTGTTTCCAGAATGGTAGAATCATCATCAAAGAAAGACTTGACAGGGGTCTGGCAAATTCTGCTTGGCTGACTGCCCATCAAAAGACTCAAGTGTTCCATCTCCCTAAATTGGGCTCTGACCACCGACCCATACTTCTGGACTCTGCTCCAACGGAAACCAAAGCTACCAAGTTGTTTCGGTTCGAACACTTGTGGACCTCACATCCGGATAGTTTTCAGCTCGTTCACTCCAACTGGAAATCTATTTCTTCGGATTTGGCTTCCACTACTTGGATTGAGAACTTGGATCGCTGCAAATCTGCCCTCACTCTTTGGGCTAATGCTACTTTTCCAAATTTTGGCAATCAGGTTTCTGATGGTATACAAAAGATCCAGTCTTTGTTAGAGTCAGAAACTGAGGACACCCAGAATGACATTTCCACCACTTCAAATCACATTGCTTCTCTTTGGTTGCTTGAAGAAATGTATTGGAAGCAACGATCTCGAATCTCTTGGCTTGCCCATGGTGACCAGAACACTCATTATTTCCATCAGATGACTATTATGCATAGACGCAGGAACAAAATCCTTCGCCTCAAGGATGATACTGGTTCTTGGTTACTGTCTGAATCTGCTGTTGTCTCTCATTTGAACCGGTACTTTCGTGATTTGTATACTGCCTCTCCCCCTACTAATACCGACACTGTCTTGGACTTTGTTGAACCGGTTGTCACCCATGAAATGAACAATGCTCTATTGAATGATATTTCTCTTCAAGAAGTGAGGGATGCTGTCTTTCAACTTGGTGCACTCAAAGCCCCTGGCCCCGACGGATTCTCAGGTACCTTTTACCAGTCCTATTGGGATATTGTCAAGCTTGTAGTCAAAGAGGCCACTTCTCAGTCCTTTTTGGCTAAGTCTCTGCCGGATCAGTTCAACTGCACCTTTATTGCCCTTATCCCAAAAGTGGAAACCCCTGAGCATGCTTCTCAATTTCGCCCTATTGCTCTGTGTAACTTTGCTTACAAAATTCTCACTAAGATCATTTCCAACCGACTTCGTCCTTTCATGCCGGATCTCATTTCCGAAAACCAGTCTGCTTTTGTTGCTGGGAGACAAATCCAAGACAACATCCTTGTTGCACATGAATGTTTCCACCACCTTAAACTTCTCAAATCTGGTTCTGATGGAGAGTTTACTCTGAAGCTAGACATGAACAAGGCATATGACCGTGTTGATTGGAAgtttatggaattggttttacTAAAATTGGGGTTTCATCCTTCTTGGGTTCGATTAGTGATGGCCTGTGTCACTTCTGTTTCTATGGCTGTGTTGGTCAACGGTACTCCTGGCAGGAAATTCAAGCCTACAAGGGGGTTAAGACAGGGAGACCCACTTTccccctttcttttccttttcatcaATGATGTTCTTTCGTCAATGATTAGAAGGATATGCCATAACCGTCTTCTTGATGCTGTTAAGCTTGGTCTGGATGGCCCGGAAGTTAGCCATCTCTTCTTTGCTGACGATTCCATTTTCTTCCTGAAAGCTACCTTATACAATTGTGAGGTATTATCTAACACTCTTCATATGTATTGCACAGCTTCTGGTCAATCAATTAATCTTCACAAGTCCTCCTTATACTTTAGTCCCAACACAAGACCGGAGATTGTTCATCTTATTAGCCATATCTTGGGGATGAAAGCAGTGACGAATCCGGGTTCGTATTTGGGTCTTCCTACCATTTGGGGTCGGTCAAAGATTTCTGCTCTGAATTATGTGAGAGAGAAAATTCACAAAAAAATTGAGGGATGGAACCTTTCAACCTTATCTCAGGCAGGGAAGGAGACCATGATTAAAGCAGTCGCACTTGCTGTTCCGGCGTACCCTATGACCGTTTTCAAGTTTCCCACTACGGTTTGCAGCAAGATTTCCTCCTCATTAGTCAATTTCTGGTGGGGGAATAACGCACTCAAGTCGGGTATTCACTGGAAGAAGTGGGATGTGCTTGGCCTCCCAAAGTCTAATGGAGGCCTTGGCTTCCGCAATCTTGCAGACTTCAACATTGCTCTACTAGCTAAACAAGATTGGCACCTATTGTCCAATCCTCAAGCGCTATGGGCTCGAGTTTTGAAAAGTTTGTACTTCCCCCACTGTTCCTTTCTCCATGCAGTTCGAGGTTCATCCCCCTCGTGGGAGTGGTCTAGTTTGCTGGAGGGTAGATCTCTCCTTACAGTTGGCTCTCTTTGGCAAATCGGTTCTGGGGCGGATGTCAATTTTTGGAGTGACAATTGGATTCCACGACATCCAAACTTTAATCTAAGTTCCCTTATGCCCCCTCATGCTCCATTTATGCCAGTCTCCTCTCTCATTGACAGATCTGCAAACGCGTGGAATCTGCCGGCCTTACATGCTCTGCTCCCTCCTGAG ACTTTGTTTTCACATCCTCTCAGTTATCGTATTGACACTCAAGGAATCACCACATTTGACAGCTGGTTGTTGGCGCTGTTTAACTCTGACAATGGTTTAGCTCTGGCTGATGCTCAATTTCCCACCCATGTTGCTTTCCTTCTGTGGTACATTTGGAAATATAGGTGTAATCTCATTTTCAAGCAAGTCCCTTTTTCTCCATCGATTGTTGCTTCTCTTGCCTTCACTGCATCAAGGGAATACCTTCTGATCCCTCCTAAGCTGCTTCTCCCGCGACACTCTTGCATCACTGGTCTGTCTACCAAGGATACCCATTGGTCTGCCCCTCAACGTGGTTCTCTTAAATTCAACACGGATGCGGCTTGGGATGAAGTTTCTAACTCTTGTGGCTTAGATGTGGTGATTCGTGATCCTTCTGGAGTCATTGTGGGGGGCTCCTCCAGGTTTGATTTCACTTCCTCTCCTTTGGCTGCTGAAGCCATGGCTATTGAGCTTGGCCTCATCGCAGCctcctccctctccctctcttctcTACTGCTGGAATCTGATTCCTTATCTCTGATTTCTGCTCTGCAAAATCCCCTTTCAACGGTGGGCTGGACGGCTTCCCCAATTGTTGCCCGTATACGAGTTCTTGCCGGCCGCTTCCACCGTGTTAACTGGCGTTGGGTCAGTAGAAAAGCCAACGGTGCTGCTGATCTGGTGGCTTCCATGGCTTTACGCAGGGTGTGTCCTGTTGATTGGTACTCCAATCCTCCCCCCTCCCTAATGCGTATTTTGCTCTTTGATGTTGCGGCCCCCCTCCTTAGCTGTGCCTTTGGAGTTTGCTTGTTGCTTTCCTGCTTCTTCGTTTTGCtgctttgtttctttcttgctGTTTTGTTTCCTCTGTAA
- the LOC121052461 gene encoding uncharacterized protein LOC121052461 isoform X1 yields the protein MQSDGNINPDDHVIDLNQPDPQAQQPPTLLGFLIADKFLNTAAVIRILTRAWSDFGEVHIEAIRDNRTFTITPIEAETGQLILDRGPWSVMGHTISINTWPLEARLEDVPVHSLAIWIQTHGLPRGQMTRSNANLLGAVAGSVMAIEDPDSINGSRGFLRVRVNINTLLPLTPGVWIRSGANNPTWVEFRYERISLFCYNCGRLGHSERFCNQARFHRADRLGVWMITPAARHLSHGSSFDSERGWDRFERQSFQTRQNCCEFPSSPLTQALVHVPPLPSTRPLIIFDIPSPPATDTHQNNSPISVTVASSSVGHSVKGKAKVDPVNEPIVEVETSLDTFLPHNNASRTFPTLGSSGEISLGNTQFIFNHSLNEFVPLDPPSYPFLAHHTHSQTLTQFAPLYTSPQPHNHTHSGTLADLFPTITHSISQLPLPPTDHTISGIAAFLDQLRLKRLTEDVPESSTRVNKKSKIAAPTVAQPDLSLAPPSIFEQIILPASSPILSIGRQCIPKLPTSRGRGRGRGARGARGRARSARGGGPTSTATNHSPLSDTVATLDGMVDVCLIQTENSLISSPPTDTNLTDDA from the coding sequence ATGCAATCTGATGGAAACATCAACCCTGATGATCATGTGATCGATCTAAACCAACCTGACCCTCAAGCTCAACAACCTCCCACCCTTCTGGGCTTCCTCATCGCTGATAAATTTCTCAATACTGCTGCTGTGATTCGGATCCTCACTCGAGCGTGGTCTGATTTTGGTGAAGTCCATATCGAAGCCATTCGCGATAACCGTACTTTCACTATAACACCCATAGAGGCTGAGACTGGCCAATTGATCCTGGACAGAGGACCCTGGTCAGTTATGGGTCACACTATAAGCATCAATACTTGGCCCTTGGAGGCAAGACTTGAGGATGTTCCGGTTCATTCTCTGGCCATTTGGATTCAGACCCACGGACTTCCTCGGGGGCAGATGACTCGATCCAATGCCAATCTCCTTGGTGCGGTTGCTGGCTCGGTGATGGCAATTGAAGATCCCGACTCCATTAATGGATCGAGGGGTTTTCTTCGGGTACGGGTCAACATAAATACCCTTCTTCCCCTTACTCCCGGTGTTTGGATCAGGTCTGGAGCCAATAATCCCACTTGGGTGGAGTTCCGGTATGAGAGGATCTCTCTCTTCTGCTACAACTGTGGCCGCTTGGGGCATAGTGAACGTTTTTGCAACCAGGCCCGCTTCCACAGAGCAGATCGTTTGGGTGTGTGGATGATCACCCCAGCTGCACGACATCTCTCTCATGGATCCTCTTTTGATAGTGAGAGAGGTTGGGACCGCTTCGAAAGACAGAGCTTTCAAACCAGACAAAATTGTTGTGAGTTCCCAAGCTCTCCTCTAACCCAAGCACTCGTTCACGTGCCCCCTCTGCCTTCTACGAGGCCCCTTATCATTTTTGACATCCCTTCCCCACCCGCAACTGATACCCACCAAAACAACTCTCCCATTTCGGTGACCGTTGCTTCCTCCTCTGTCGGCCATTCGGTCAAAGGTAAGGCTAAGGTCGACCCTGTTAATGAACCTATTGTTGAGGTTGAAACTTCCCTTGATACCTTCTTACCCCATAACAATGCCTCTCGAACTTTCCCTACCTTGGGTTCCTCTGGAGAAATTTCTTTGGGGAATACACAATTCATTTTTAACCACTCTCTCAATGAATTTGTCCCACTCGATCCACCCTCTTATCCTTTTCTGGCCCACCATACCCACTCCCAAACTCTGACCCAATTTGCCCCACTATACACCTCACCCCAGCCACATAACCACACTCACTCTGGCACTCTAGCTGATCTCTTCCCTACCATCACCCACTCAATCTCACAACTACCACTTCCACCTACTGACCATACTATCTCTGGGATTGCTGCCTTCCTAGATCAACTCCGGCTCAAGCGTTTGACGGAGGACGTACCGGAAAGTTCTACCCGTGTCAATAAGAAGTCAAAAATTGCGGCCCCCACTGTAGCTCAACCGGATCTATCTTTAGCTCCACCGTCCATTTTTGAGCAGATCATCCTTCCGGCCTCCTCCCCTATTCTGTCCATTGGGAGGCAGTGCATCCCAAAGCTCCCTACCAGTCGTGGTCGTGGAAGAGGTCGTGGCGCGCGTGGAGCTCGTGGTCGTGCTCGTTCTGCCCGTGGTGGTGGTCCCACATCTACTGCAACCAACCACTCTCCTCTGAGTGATACTGTGGCTACACTTGATGGTATGGTTGATGTTTGTCTCATCCAGACTGAGAATTCTCTGATCTCAAGTCCCCCTACTGATACCAATTTGACTGATGatgcttga